Proteins encoded in a region of the Gammaproteobacteria bacterium genome:
- a CDS encoding ABC transporter ATP-binding protein, producing MAGTAGKTAILQVRDLCKDYPMGEITVRALKHVDMDLYEGEMTVLLGASGSGKSTLLNIIGGLDVASSGSVRYRDEELSQFSDRELTNYRRFHVGFVFQFYNLISSLTARENVALVTDICTDPMSPAQALDLVGLAGRMDHFPSQLSGGEQQRVAIARAIAKRPQILLCDEPTGALDSKTGQLVLGVLDYVNRETNTTTAIITHNAAIGNLGDVVVRMSSGEIVERVENKTRMNVADIQW from the coding sequence ATGGCAGGAACTGCGGGAAAGACGGCAATTCTCCAGGTGCGTGATCTGTGTAAGGATTACCCCATGGGGGAGATAACCGTCCGCGCGCTGAAGCACGTGGATATGGACCTGTACGAAGGGGAGATGACCGTGCTGCTGGGGGCCTCAGGCAGCGGAAAATCCACGCTGCTGAATATAATCGGTGGTCTTGATGTGGCGAGCAGCGGGTCGGTGCGCTACCGGGACGAAGAACTTAGCCAGTTCAGTGACCGCGAATTGACCAATTACCGGCGCTTTCATGTCGGCTTCGTGTTTCAGTTTTACAACCTCATTTCCAGTCTCACTGCCCGGGAAAACGTGGCCCTGGTCACCGATATCTGTACCGACCCCATGTCGCCGGCCCAAGCCCTGGACCTGGTTGGCCTGGCGGGTCGGATGGATCACTTTCCCTCCCAGTTGTCGGGCGGGGAACAACAGCGGGTAGCCATCGCTCGCGCGATTGCCAAGCGGCCGCAAATTCTGTTGTGTGATGAACCGACCGGTGCGCTGGATTCCAAGACCGGCCAGTTGGTGCTGGGTGTGCTGGATTATGTCAATCGCGAGACCAACACAACGACGGCCATCATCACGCACAATGCCGCCATCGGAAATCTCGGTGATGTTGTGGTGCGCATGAGCAGCGGTGAAATAGTCGAGCGCGTTGAAAATAAAACCCGCATGAACGTGGCGGACATCCAATGGTGA
- a CDS encoding FtsX-like permease family protein, with protein sequence MLAINKKLLRELWHLKGQVISIALVVASGIMSVVTMRGSYESLVYAQQQYYSVTRFADVWAPLVRAPLGLLSKIEAIPGVDAADSRVTFLATLDLDDSGIPAQGRFVSLPEVGRPILNDIIVRQGRYIAPGAPDEVIISENFAAARDFQPGDSIRVIINGRARDLDIVGIAISAEHSYAVPPGALYPEDDRYGILWASREILGPAYNMDGAFNEVFVTLTPDANLDGVIETIDNVLEPFGGLGAYPRRDQASHQILQAELDSNRVTGAAIPVIFLGVAVFLLYLVLGRLISTQRGEIAVLKAFGYSDREVGMHFLMFAVVAVLIGGTLGAIGGVYLGDGYIAMYDQYFDLPNLRYQLTPSLLVFAFVACVVGAIGGAMAAVRRAILLPPAEAMRPEAPARFEPGIFEKIGVGRLLGPNGRMILRNVERKPVQGFFSSLGVAMSVAILTIGFFMFDSVNFMMDLQFRVIQREDLTLTFREILPDKVAYDLAHLEGVNRVETYRYLPARLRFAHRDEEVAIQGMEMGGRLRRIITAKGNEVPVPSTGVVISSLLAERLQVSTGDEVIVEILEGKRKTTEVKITGVIEDFLGVSAYMSRESLWQLSEEPNVVSGAYLAVDSERLDALFRELKQVPAVTGVASPASMLESFEEQLAEGILIASGFLLGFAAVIAVGVIYNAARISLSERGRELASLRVMGFHRREVAILLLGEQAVVTLVAIPLGWIIGYGLCYAITEGIQTDIYRIPFIAEPRTYILSALLICVAAAASGWAVRRRLDRFELVEVLKTRE encoded by the coding sequence ATGCTGGCAATCAATAAAAAGCTGTTGCGGGAACTCTGGCACCTTAAAGGACAGGTGATTTCCATCGCCCTGGTGGTGGCCTCGGGAATCATGTCGGTGGTCACCATGCGGGGCAGTTACGAGTCGCTGGTTTATGCCCAGCAGCAGTATTATTCCGTAACCCGCTTCGCCGATGTCTGGGCGCCGCTGGTGCGGGCACCGCTTGGCCTGCTGAGTAAGATTGAGGCTATTCCCGGCGTGGATGCCGCCGACAGCCGCGTCACGTTTCTGGCAACTCTGGACCTTGACGACAGCGGGATTCCGGCTCAGGGACGGTTTGTCTCGCTGCCGGAAGTGGGGCGGCCAATTCTTAACGACATTATCGTCCGGCAGGGACGCTACATCGCGCCAGGCGCGCCGGATGAGGTGATAATCAGCGAGAATTTTGCCGCCGCCCGGGACTTTCAGCCGGGCGACAGTATCCGGGTCATCATCAATGGACGGGCGCGGGATCTGGATATCGTCGGCATTGCCATTTCCGCCGAGCATTCCTACGCGGTGCCGCCCGGCGCACTGTATCCGGAAGATGACCGCTATGGAATCCTGTGGGCCAGCCGTGAAATTCTGGGCCCGGCCTACAACATGGATGGTGCCTTCAATGAGGTGTTTGTCACCCTGACTCCCGATGCCAATCTGGATGGGGTGATTGAGACCATCGATAATGTTCTCGAGCCATTCGGGGGGCTGGGCGCGTACCCGCGCCGGGATCAGGCATCCCACCAGATTCTGCAGGCGGAGCTGGATTCCAACCGGGTAACCGGGGCGGCGATCCCGGTGATCTTTCTCGGGGTGGCGGTGTTTCTGCTCTATCTGGTCCTGGGCCGGCTGATCTCCACGCAGCGCGGTGAAATCGCCGTGCTTAAGGCCTTTGGCTACAGTGACAGAGAGGTCGGCATGCACTTTCTCATGTTTGCCGTCGTAGCTGTTCTGATAGGTGGGACACTTGGCGCCATAGGAGGAGTCTACCTGGGAGATGGCTATATCGCCATGTACGATCAGTACTTCGATCTGCCCAATCTGCGCTATCAGCTCACCCCGTCGTTGCTGGTGTTCGCCTTTGTGGCCTGCGTGGTCGGAGCCATCGGTGGCGCCATGGCGGCGGTGCGACGCGCCATCCTGTTGCCGCCGGCCGAGGCCATGCGTCCCGAGGCCCCGGCCCGGTTCGAACCGGGAATTTTCGAGAAAATCGGTGTCGGCAGGCTGCTCGGCCCCAATGGCCGTATGATTCTGCGCAACGTGGAGCGCAAACCGGTACAGGGATTTTTTTCCTCCCTGGGTGTCGCCATGTCAGTGGCGATTCTCACCATCGGTTTCTTCATGTTTGACAGTGTCAATTTCATGATGGACCTGCAATTCAGAGTAATTCAGCGTGAAGACCTGACCTTGACGTTCCGGGAAATCCTGCCGGATAAGGTGGCTTACGATCTTGCTCACCTGGAAGGTGTCAATCGGGTTGAAACCTATCGCTACCTGCCGGCCCGTTTGCGTTTCGCTCACCGGGACGAAGAGGTGGCCATACAGGGAATGGAAATGGGTGGCCGCCTGCGCCGCATCATCACTGCCAAGGGCAATGAGGTGCCGGTTCCCAGCACCGGGGTGGTCATCAGTTCGCTGCTGGCAGAACGTTTACAGGTGTCGACAGGTGACGAGGTCATCGTTGAAATACTGGAAGGTAAACGCAAGACCACCGAAGTGAAAATCACCGGTGTTATCGAGGATTTCCTCGGCGTATCCGCCTACATGAGCAGGGAATCGTTGTGGCAGCTCAGCGAGGAACCCAACGTGGTTTCAGGCGCCTACCTGGCCGTGGACAGCGAGCGTCTCGACGCACTGTTCAGGGAATTGAAGCAGGTGCCGGCTGTTACCGGAGTCGCTTCGCCGGCCTCCATGCTGGAATCCTTCGAGGAACAGCTGGCGGAAGGCATACTGATAGCCTCGGGGTTTTTACTGGGTTTCGCGGCAGTGATCGCGGTGGGCGTCATTTACAATGCGGCACGTATTTCCCTGTCCGAGCGTGGCCGGGAGCTGGCCAGTCTGCGGGTCATGGGATTTCATCGCCGCGAAGTCGCCATCCTGCTGCTGGGAGAACAGGCCGTCGTCACCCTGGTCGCGATACCACTTGGCTGGATAATTGGTTATGGTCTGTGTTACGCGATCACCGAGGGAATCCAGACGGATATTTACCGCATTCCCTTTATCGCCGAACCTCGAACCTATATATTGTCGGCTCTATTGATCTGTGTCGC
- a CDS encoding AMMECR1 domain-containing protein, with product MSWQSKWTARLIEAKTETIEGKKACAAIVPLHPQGNLRAFIGNLDAHQPFVKELAEYAFNAAFRDPQFPRVEHTKLASMEIEIAVLTPKERIALTTELKLIKELRPHRHVLIMQEGHYCCTFLPVF from the coding sequence ATGAGTTGGCAAAGCAAGTGGACCGCCAGATTGATAGAAGCAAAAACAGAGACAATCGAAGGTAAAAAGGCCTGCGCGGCTATCGTTCCCCTGCATCCGCAGGGAAATTTGCGTGCTTTTATTGGCAACCTCGATGCCCATCAGCCATTTGTTAAGGAATTGGCAGAGTACGCATTCAACGCCGCTTTTCGGGATCCACAGTTTCCGCGGGTAGAGCACACCAAACTGGCCAGCATGGAGATAGAAATAGCAGTCCTGACACCCAAAGAACGCATAGCCTTGACGACCGAATTAAAACTCATCAAAGAATTGCGGCCTCACCGACATGTCCTTATTATGCAGGAGGGGCATTACTGCTGTACGTTCCTGCCAGTGTTCTAG
- a CDS encoding carbohydrate binding family 9 domain-containing protein gives MKKRQLPKRKIPALAAAIAASTLSLSPASGQEESVQEVRVEAKSFRAVRVDSAPVLDGVLDDAVWQQAELITDFHQTQPGDHTPTSERTELYVVYTEDALYLGARMFDSDPELISAPTIRHGQGLPFDDRLVIILDPFNQGRAGYRFETNLNGVRHDSLYVTPTSFTLDWNTIWETATSIDGNSWVAEVEIPFKSLPFDPRLDTWGFNFGRGIRRRNEEMAWVSLNRGYNPTIMGEMSGMEGMNQGVGLDIVPSFTAIRQRLYNPADSEQTLVSSLDAFYRLTPSLNAALTVNTDFSAADVDNRQVNLTRFNLFFPERRDFFLNDSDLFTFGNIDRLTSGNNAASGASGQNGRPYFSRKLGLAADGSPVDIEYGGRVSGRVGRFNIGTLAIRQDSYHNVNATDLLITRMSANVLADSRVGFIYTDGDPTSNEENRVMGADFQYVNNQFLGDEVLSADFFYQQSDTPGLNGDDASYGFGIRFPQTEGLRTRMAYKVVEENFNPAMGFVNRSGVSDLTADVGYTYYFNNSDLLQTAFAGIDMQRVELLDGGLQSEVVAFRLLELESTTRDSMSLAYYTNREVVRQPFTIYREPGKEVVIQPGSYEFNEQEISLSTAGQREFSGGVSLRSGEFFDGDRVNVGTDFSWNQSRYFRMTLSYDWNDIDLPQGEFITRLASLNTQVAFSSTLYWITLAQYDNISEELGINTRLQWIPRAGQEGFIVLNYNMEDRDRDNSFRTGFNDISIKFRYTFRF, from the coding sequence GTGAAAAAAAGACAACTTCCCAAGCGCAAGATTCCTGCTCTTGCAGCTGCCATCGCCGCGTCAACATTAAGCCTCTCACCCGCCAGCGGCCAGGAGGAATCCGTACAGGAGGTACGGGTGGAAGCAAAAAGCTTCAGAGCCGTGCGCGTTGACTCTGCACCGGTGCTGGACGGTGTGCTCGATGATGCAGTCTGGCAGCAGGCCGAGCTGATCACTGACTTTCACCAGACCCAGCCGGGCGACCATACACCGACATCCGAACGAACAGAGCTCTATGTGGTCTACACGGAGGACGCGCTGTATCTAGGCGCGCGGATGTTTGACAGCGACCCGGAGCTGATTTCCGCACCTACGATACGCCACGGCCAGGGTTTACCCTTCGACGACCGCCTGGTAATCATCCTGGACCCGTTCAACCAGGGCCGCGCCGGTTACCGTTTTGAAACCAATCTTAATGGTGTGCGACATGACTCTCTTTATGTCACACCCACCTCGTTTACCCTGGACTGGAATACTATCTGGGAAACCGCTACCAGTATCGACGGTAACAGCTGGGTGGCCGAGGTGGAAATCCCCTTCAAGTCGCTGCCTTTCGATCCTCGACTTGACACCTGGGGCTTCAACTTCGGGCGCGGCATCCGTCGCCGTAACGAGGAAATGGCCTGGGTGTCCCTGAACCGCGGTTATAACCCGACCATCATGGGGGAAATGTCCGGCATGGAAGGCATGAACCAGGGCGTGGGCCTGGACATCGTGCCCTCTTTCACGGCCATCCGCCAACGCCTTTATAATCCGGCCGATTCGGAACAGACCCTGGTCTCGTCCCTGGATGCCTTCTACCGTCTGACACCGTCATTGAATGCCGCGCTGACGGTCAACACCGACTTTTCAGCAGCCGATGTGGATAACCGCCAGGTCAACCTGACCCGTTTCAACCTGTTTTTTCCCGAGCGGCGGGACTTTTTCCTCAACGATTCCGATCTGTTTACCTTCGGCAATATCGATCGCCTTACCAGCGGTAACAACGCCGCTTCCGGGGCCAGCGGGCAGAACGGACGACCCTATTTTTCCCGCAAGCTGGGTCTGGCGGCGGACGGTTCCCCGGTTGATATAGAATACGGCGGACGCGTCAGTGGCCGGGTGGGTCGTTTCAACATCGGTACACTTGCCATCCGGCAGGATTCCTACCACAACGTAAATGCCACTGATCTGTTGATCACCCGCATGTCGGCCAATGTGCTGGCCGACTCACGGGTCGGTTTCATTTACACCGATGGCGACCCCACTTCCAACGAAGAAAATCGCGTAATGGGGGCGGATTTTCAGTACGTGAACAACCAGTTTCTGGGCGACGAAGTCCTCTCGGCGGACTTCTTTTACCAGCAGTCGGACACCCCGGGGCTCAATGGCGACGACGCCTCTTACGGTTTTGGAATACGCTTTCCACAAACGGAAGGGCTGAGAACCAGAATGGCCTACAAGGTGGTGGAAGAGAACTTCAATCCCGCCATGGGTTTCGTCAATCGCTCGGGGGTCAGTGACCTGACGGCAGACGTCGGTTACACCTACTACTTTAACAACAGCGATCTGCTGCAAACTGCCTTTGCCGGCATCGACATGCAGCGTGTCGAGTTGCTGGATGGCGGCCTGCAGTCGGAAGTGGTTGCTTTTCGTTTACTTGAACTGGAATCAACCACCCGTGACAGTATGAGTCTGGCCTATTACACGAACAGAGAAGTCGTACGGCAGCCTTTTACCATTTATCGGGAACCGGGCAAGGAAGTAGTGATTCAACCTGGCTCCTACGAATTCAACGAGCAGGAGATCAGCCTTTCAACCGCCGGGCAGCGGGAGTTTTCCGGCGGTGTCAGCCTCCGCAGCGGCGAGTTCTTCGATGGTGACCGGGTCAACGTTGGTACAGATTTCAGCTGGAACCAGTCGCGCTACTTCAGAATGACCCTGAGCTACGACTGGAACGATATCGACCTGCCCCAGGGCGAGTTCATCACTCGGCTGGCCAGCCTTAATACCCAGGTGGCCTTCTCGTCGACGCTGTACTGGATCACGCTTGCTCAGTACGACAATATTTCCGAAGAGCTGGGTATCAATACCCGACTGCAGTGGATTCCCCGCGCGGGGCAGGAAGGCTTCATCGTACTGAATTACAACATGGAAGACCGCGACCGCGACAACAGCTTTCGTACCGGGTTCAACGATATCAGCATCAAGTTCCGCTACACCTTCAGGTTCTAG
- a CDS encoding AtaL-like protein — protein MLEFEHIVQINDPDDAKIRPITRAQLWEGLVLRARDPGKFNAALTCRVADEIPAGFTRYIQAGDTEFRDQVTLTHLEKIETVIVGADQSLHAESLTAIEEPASGCLFVRFRYRRDMDDSSEGAMIGEHLKSAYFHTDIEAIALIRMLIEGELLGQKPN, from the coding sequence TTGCTGGAATTTGAGCACATTGTGCAGATTAACGATCCTGATGACGCCAAGATCAGGCCAATAACCCGAGCCCAGCTGTGGGAGGGATTAGTGCTGCGAGCCAGAGACCCCGGCAAATTCAACGCCGCTCTGACCTGCCGGGTGGCAGACGAGATTCCTGCTGGATTCACCCGCTATATCCAGGCCGGGGACACGGAGTTCCGGGACCAGGTAACCCTTACCCACCTGGAGAAAATCGAGACGGTTATCGTCGGAGCCGATCAATCCCTGCACGCGGAGAGCCTGACCGCTATCGAGGAGCCTGCCAGCGGCTGCCTGTTCGTGAGGTTCCGCTACCGGCGGGATATGGATGACTCCAGTGAAGGCGCAATGATAGGCGAGCATCTTAAATCCGCCTATTTTCACACCGATATCGAAGCCATCGCCCTGATTCGCATGCTGATCGAGGGCGAGTTGCTCGGCCAGAAACCCAATTAA
- the amrB gene encoding AmmeMemoRadiSam system protein B — protein MPAIDIPGQSRHGPRAVAPRRDQIKCVILLGLSVRIPFRGLALPTAYRVRTPLGDIPLDFWAMQNFSDLPEVVCRGDAHAWGQSLEVLLPFLHEILADFQLAPAGVGEADQETMAEVLQPLWGIS, from the coding sequence ATGCCGGCTATAGATATTCCGGGCCAATCACGCCACGGTCCACGGGCTGTAGCGCCTCGCCGCGATCAAATCAAGTGCGTGATCCTGCTGGGACTAAGCGTACGCATTCCATTTCGTGGATTGGCTTTGCCGACGGCTTACCGGGTTCGGACGCCTCTCGGTGACATCCCACTGGACTTCTGGGCAATGCAAAACTTCAGTGACCTACCCGAGGTAGTGTGTCGGGGTGACGCCCATGCGTGGGGACAAAGCCTCGAGGTGCTATTGCCCTTCCTGCATGAGATATTGGCGGATTTTCAGCTGGCGCCCGCCGGAGTCGGCGAGGCCGACCAGGAGACAATGGCGGAAGTGCTCCAGCCCCTGTGGGGCATTAGCTAA
- a CDS encoding TonB-dependent receptor, translating into MQSRIPHKRSMLCAAISMSLLPLAAPTFAQQDEVEEVVVTGSFIRRSEGFTQASSVTQLSAEDLQDQGTLNIGEVVQNLTFVGGAASAITNTIQGTDSRSTSIDLRGLGASSTLTLMDGKRLVDQNVNALIPTIAIQRMDIVADGAAALYGNEAVAGVVNFVPYKSYDGLKIDTYAEQDSRGDYDQHSVQMMWGGEIGDLDVVVAGQFNSNSRLGWDERSKLANSGLVFSSNAPGNYYGPKRGVDGQYLQPNGTVLRDKNGVDADGDGVADPVDEFGNSILGQLNSDGTQREILSESNIADPACVPASQRTAYTPNVANNKYGMRLGDSCWFDFGDNRSYREPTDTTQLFLNATWDVSDALTLSLQGFRTRLYEMTYSSTSNPGESRIGELPVVRGEIPGNPFFAVDANGNQLYGVDANGDGIPDRGNQDLNGDGWNDYIVAGTTNNGIPLREDVRARSLRPINKTHTITDGHSPDGDNLADSTDWISRYTLQADFQVPFLEGWEGFAAYTHNSRRFRFMSSQNYDIEAMKQGLNCDVVNDREACYNPFYVTDEANNNSIHVMNAIAGRDKEESIDELDVVDIVINGEVPLFGFELPGGPIGAAIGYQRREDYSRNVPSQQELAGDTWIGGTAQETVTSFAREVDAYFAEFAVPLLPSVELTAAVRREEFSSGQSSTDPKFGLTWAATDWLTLRATTGDAFIAPSLSQLFNPVTCGLSTVTDRFSDFSAFTTACSGGNPNLTNESSTSQQLGFDLNFDNVLGGSLDLSVTWNNTEFQNRIVGQDAQQKMELDFFNFKQATGFSGNGLTPETQPTPAQLADWLADPRSDKDIIRDPLDPTRINQVLGLGQANAESVEVTAYDIQGTYRFSLDNIGDFRIGLQGTIWDEFLYQDDPSQPIVDGAGNYNDVTGAAPSIPKIRVNLTTGWTRGNHSIVAISRYVDKVENYDGPRYTFMRFFGGTVDRRNLQEIRTWTQMDANYTYRGYQMFDGELSFTLGARNLFDREAQKTPEFAGVAGALQDPMGRVIYARVVYDF; encoded by the coding sequence ATGCAATCTAGAATTCCACACAAGCGGAGTATGCTATGTGCGGCCATTTCCATGTCCCTTCTCCCGCTGGCAGCACCTACATTTGCCCAGCAGGACGAAGTGGAAGAAGTGGTCGTAACCGGTTCCTTTATTCGTCGTTCCGAGGGTTTTACCCAGGCTTCTTCGGTAACCCAGCTGTCGGCTGAAGACCTGCAGGACCAGGGAACCCTGAACATCGGTGAGGTCGTACAGAACCTGACCTTCGTCGGTGGCGCCGCCTCCGCGATTACCAATACCATCCAGGGTACCGACTCCCGCTCCACCAGCATCGACCTGCGCGGTCTGGGTGCCAGCTCCACGCTGACTCTGATGGACGGCAAGCGTCTGGTTGACCAGAACGTTAACGCCCTGATTCCTACCATCGCTATTCAGCGCATGGACATCGTGGCTGACGGTGCGGCGGCACTGTACGGTAACGAGGCGGTGGCCGGCGTGGTCAACTTCGTACCTTATAAGTCCTATGATGGCCTGAAGATCGACACTTACGCCGAGCAGGATTCCCGCGGTGATTACGATCAGCACTCCGTGCAGATGATGTGGGGCGGTGAGATCGGAGATCTGGACGTCGTGGTGGCCGGTCAATTCAACTCCAACAGCCGCCTGGGCTGGGACGAGCGCAGCAAGCTGGCCAATTCTGGCCTGGTCTTCTCTTCCAATGCCCCGGGTAACTACTACGGTCCTAAGCGTGGTGTTGACGGGCAGTACCTCCAGCCAAACGGCACAGTTCTCAGAGATAAAAACGGTGTGGACGCCGACGGCGATGGCGTAGCCGATCCTGTGGACGAATTTGGTAATAGCATCCTTGGGCAACTGAACTCTGATGGTACACAGCGAGAAATATTATCCGAATCTAATATAGCAGATCCTGCCTGTGTTCCGGCCTCTCAACGCACTGCCTACACGCCAAATGTGGCCAACAACAAGTACGGCATGCGCCTGGGCGACAGCTGCTGGTTCGACTTTGGTGACAATCGCAGCTACCGGGAACCGACCGACACCACCCAATTGTTCCTCAATGCCACCTGGGATGTCAGCGATGCCCTGACCCTGTCACTACAAGGTTTTCGCACCCGGCTCTATGAGATGACCTATTCCTCAACCTCCAACCCGGGGGAATCCCGAATTGGTGAGTTGCCTGTAGTGCGTGGGGAAATACCCGGCAACCCGTTCTTCGCCGTGGATGCCAACGGTAACCAACTTTACGGCGTGGACGCTAACGGCGATGGTATTCCCGACCGTGGCAACCAGGACCTGAACGGCGACGGCTGGAACGACTATATTGTTGCCGGCACGACTAATAACGGCATTCCCCTGCGGGAAGACGTGCGGGCCCGCAGCCTACGTCCCATTAACAAGACCCACACAATAACCGACGGTCACTCGCCAGACGGGGACAACCTGGCAGACAGCACCGATTGGATCAGCCGCTACACCCTGCAGGCTGACTTCCAGGTGCCATTCCTGGAAGGCTGGGAAGGCTTTGCAGCCTACACCCATAACAGCCGTCGTTTCCGCTTCATGTCCAGCCAGAACTACGACATCGAGGCCATGAAGCAAGGTCTGAACTGTGACGTAGTCAACGACCGCGAAGCCTGTTACAACCCCTTCTACGTCACCGATGAAGCCAACAACAACAGCATTCACGTAATGAACGCCATTGCCGGTCGCGACAAGGAAGAGTCCATCGACGAATTGGACGTAGTCGATATCGTCATTAACGGTGAAGTTCCCCTGTTCGGTTTCGAATTGCCGGGTGGTCCTATCGGCGCTGCAATTGGCTACCAGCGTCGAGAGGACTACTCTCGCAACGTGCCCTCCCAGCAGGAATTGGCGGGTGACACCTGGATCGGCGGCACCGCGCAGGAAACTGTCACCTCGTTCGCCCGTGAAGTGGATGCTTATTTTGCCGAATTCGCGGTTCCCCTGCTGCCCAGCGTAGAACTGACCGCTGCGGTGCGCCGCGAGGAATTCAGTAGCGGTCAGTCATCCACCGACCCGAAATTCGGGTTGACCTGGGCAGCCACTGACTGGCTGACCCTGCGCGCCACTACGGGCGATGCGTTCATCGCACCAAGCCTGTCGCAACTGTTTAATCCGGTTACCTGTGGACTGTCTACGGTCACCGACCGTTTCAGTGATTTCTCGGCTTTCACCACGGCCTGTTCCGGCGGTAACCCGAATCTCACCAACGAGTCGTCCACGTCCCAGCAGCTCGGTTTTGACCTGAACTTCGACAATGTTCTGGGCGGTAGCCTCGACCTGTCGGTGACGTGGAACAACACCGAGTTCCAGAACCGTATCGTCGGCCAGGACGCCCAACAGAAGATGGAGCTGGATTTCTTCAACTTCAAACAGGCCACCGGCTTCAGCGGTAACGGCTTGACCCCAGAAACGCAGCCGACCCCAGCGCAACTTGCGGACTGGCTCGCCGATCCACGCTCGGACAAGGATATCATTCGGGACCCGCTCGACCCAACCCGAATCAACCAGGTATTAGGCCTTGGACAGGCCAATGCCGAGAGCGTGGAAGTCACGGCTTACGATATCCAGGGTACCTACCGCTTCAGTCTCGACAATATCGGGGATTTCCGTATCGGCCTGCAGGGTACCATCTGGGATGAGTTCCTGTACCAGGATGATCCGTCTCAGCCAATTGTCGACGGTGCCGGTAACTACAACGACGTCACCGGTGCGGCGCCCTCCATCCCGAAGATCCGGGTCAACCTGACCACTGGCTGGACACGCGGCAACCACTCCATCGTGGCCATTTCCCGTTATGTGGACAAGGTGGAAAACTACGACGGTCCCCGCTATACCTTCATGCGGTTCTTCGGCGGGACAGTCGACCGACGAAATCTACAGGAAATCCGTACCTGGACGCAGATGGACGCCAATTACACCTACCGTGGCTACCAGATGTTCGACGGAGAGCTGTCGTTCACCCTCGGCGCACGAAACCTGTTCGATCGTGAAGCCCAAAAGACGCCAGAGTTTGCCGGAGTCGCCGGGGCCTTACAGGATCCGATGGGCCGAGTGATCTATGCACGTGTGGTTTACGACTTCTAA
- a CDS encoding DUF6445 family protein — protein sequence MRDRYIIVDDFYGNPDELVRVALAGLKEENSPTGGYAGVMTTEYFLGPESRDVFQKLTLEPSVNSSTNANGRLRFTRENDTYKFHIHYDVDMQTKWAGVVYLSKDHPETEGTCFWRHKRTGLEVAPNTVEGFAKYGWKDFKDLRAFLETEGLDESLWEKTLSIPYKYNRLVLFRPWLLHSPGPAFGDTLETSRIVQTIFLGN from the coding sequence ATGCGCGACAGATACATAATAGTAGACGATTTTTATGGCAACCCAGATGAATTGGTTAGAGTGGCTTTAGCTGGACTGAAAGAAGAAAACTCCCCGACAGGTGGCTATGCTGGCGTAATGACCACAGAATATTTCTTGGGGCCAGAGAGCAGGGATGTATTTCAAAAGCTGACACTGGAGCCTTCCGTAAACTCTTCAACAAACGCCAATGGAAGATTAAGATTCACGCGAGAGAATGATACATACAAATTCCATATTCATTATGATGTGGACATGCAAACTAAATGGGCAGGAGTTGTCTATCTTTCAAAGGACCATCCCGAGACAGAAGGAACCTGTTTCTGGAGACACAAGAGAACTGGTTTGGAAGTGGCGCCAAACACGGTGGAGGGTTTTGCCAAATATGGCTGGAAGGATTTTAAAGACTTGAGGGCATTTCTGGAGACCGAAGGACTTGATGAATCCTTGTGGGAAAAGACACTTTCTATTCCCTACAAATACAATCGATTAGTTTTATTTAGGCCCTGGTTGCTTCATTCTCCGGGACCAGCTTTCGGGGATACACTGGAGACTTCCAGAATTGTCCAGACAATATTTCTGGGTAATTAA